In a single window of the Perca flavescens isolate YP-PL-M2 chromosome 18, PFLA_1.0, whole genome shotgun sequence genome:
- the LOC114573734 gene encoding uncharacterized protein LOC114573734 → MDHTYILGQKKNHVCDRETQCGGEEPLALAILKNDTSCVLYTGLSLSAFFDHVKYLEQFYKANFKMHVMDQILMTMMKLKLNLLQGDLAERFAVSQGLVSRILSYWIDTMEEHMRIYVPWLPRETIRSTMPQCFREKFPNTTCIIDCTETTLQKPHNLDSKGESYSHYYSSNTIKYLVAIAPCGLVMFISPAYGGRCSDKFITQESGFLEYLRPGDEVMADRGFTIRDLLFERKVNLVLPAFTHKGGQLSDEDVTATRRIANVRIHVERVIRRLKVFKIISQTVPINLAHKMDKILRICAALVNMQGEIIHEDAD, encoded by the coding sequence ATGGATCACACCTACATATTAGGACAAAAGAAGAATCATGTATGTGACAGAGAAACACAATGTGGTGGAGAAGAACCCCTTGCCCTTGCCATCCTGAAGAATGACACTAGCTGTGTGTTGTACACAGGCCTTTCTCTCAGTGCCTTTTTTGATCATGTTAAATACCTGGAACAGTTCTATAAAGCAAACTTTAAGATGCACGTAATGGATCAAATATTGATGACCATGATGAAACTTAAGTTGAATCTACTCCAGGGTGATCTTGCAGAACGCTTTGCTGTGTCCCAGGGGTTAGTGAGCAGGATCCTCTCCTACTGGATAGACACAATGGAGGAGCACATGAGAATCTATGTTCCTTGGCTCCCACGGGAGACAATCCGGAGCACAATGCCTCAGTGCTTCAGGGAGAAGTTCCCCAACACCACCTGCATTATTGACTGCACTGAGACCACCCTGCAGAAACCACACAACCTTGACTCCAAAGGCGAGTCATACAGCCATTATTATTCCAGCAATACTATAAAGTATTTAGTTGCTATTGCCCCGTGTGGGCTTGTTATGTTCATTTCTCCTGCTTATGGAGGCAGGTGTAGTGACAAGTTCATCACTCAGGAGTCTGGCTTCCTGGAGTATCTTCGTCCCGGCGATGAAGTGATGGCAGACAGAGGCTTTACCATCAGAGATCTGCTGTTTGAGAGAAAGGTTAACCTAGTTCTACCAGCGTTCACTCATAAAGGAGGGCAGTTGTCTGATGAGGATGTAACTGCCACAAGGAGGATTGCAAATGTGCGCATACATGTGGAAAGGGTTATCAGGAGGCTCAAAGTGTTCAAAATAATCTCCCAGACTGTACCCATCAACTTGGCACACAAAATGGACAAAATCCTCAGAATCTGTGCAGCCCTTGTAAACATGCAGGGGGAAATCATCCACGAGGATGCTGATTGA